In the genome of Candida dubliniensis CD36 chromosome 3, complete sequence, the window TTGATTACcgaacaacaaaaataaagaacCAAGCCCATTTTATACCTTTTTTTGAAGTTTGTTCACAGAACTTCATACATTACCtgtaatgataataacatcaaaaatggaaaataaATCACCAAACTCACCCGGACACTAATGAATAACTGTTTAGCCctataataaatttaacaGCATTTATTGTGTTGCCAATGTTTAGGGACTTGTGTTGTTTGCAATGGGGTAGATATGGAAATAGATCCTAtagatgaaaaaaaaaaaaattgtttatgtTGATAAGAAAGTTAGACGGGATGCCGGTCCAAGATTGATCGGGGAACCGGACTATACATCTTTAGATGCGTCTTGCGTTGCGTATATAGAaattttctgttttttttttttttttttttttttttttttgcatcaaACAAATCTTGAATTTTTTATACACTTTATTCTTTTCCCATGACAAAGGAAAcgtttatatttattatagaGGACATATAACAATTTAGCAtacttttatttattctttttgtcTGATTATATCCAAAAGATCGTTGTTTTACAGCTCATCCTTACATTTTTGCATTCTTACATTGCACCATcacacatacacatacacaATCACTAAATATGGTAATATCATTGGATCCACGACCTAAAATATTCACCTCCAGATATCATGAGATCATAGTAGTTACACTCATTTGTCTTGCACAATTTTTCACTCAAGCGGGAATcacattatcattatcgACAATGAACATAATTCTAAACTCCTTCAATACCATTGATTCAGCAAAACAGGTTTGGTTTATGGGATCATATGCATTAACTGTGGGGACATTTATCTTAATTAGTGGGAAATTGGGCGATTTATTGggattgaaattgatatttgtcATTGGATGGATTTGGACTACCGTGTTTTCAACAATCACAggattatcaaattatGTTTCAGTTGagtttttcattatttgtcGTGCCTTACAAGGTATTGGATTTGCTCTTTTGTTACCATGTGGAATGGGCATTTTGGGAAACATTTATCCCAACGGTGAACGGAAAAATCTTGTGTTTGGTTGTGTTGGTGCCAATGGGCCCTCTGGGGCTTTTTTTGGGGCATTCATAGCGGCTTTGATTGCACAATTATGGTGGTGGCCATGGATATTTTGGTTGTTAAGTATTGGTGGCGCTATGTTGACAATAATTTCCATAATCTATATCCCTCCAATACCTCATCACAAATTTGAAAGTTATAGTGAGTTCTTCAAAAGAATCGACCCTCTTGGTACATCAACTGGGATAGTAggattgattttatttaattttgtaTGGACTCAGGGTCCCGTAGTAGGATGGAATACGGCTTAcataattgttttattgatCATTGCTGTATTACTGATCGTGgcatttttcattgttgaaCTATTTATTGCTGAATATCCGTTGGTGCCCAAATCAGTTTTCAATCTTAAAATCGGCATGGTCCTAGCGTGTATAAGTTGCGGTTGGGGGTCATTTGGGATTTGGCAATATTATTACTggaatattattttgaatcTACGAAAGTATACTGCCATTGCTGGCTCATTAACTTATGTCCCATTTTTGGTCATGGGGATAATTGCTGCCATTGCCTCGTCAATCATTATCTCCCATACAAAACCATCCTACATAATTTCATTTGCGACAATTTGCTTTATGGTGGGGTGTCTAATGTTGTCAGTGACTCCAATACAGCAATCCTACTTTCGATTAACGATGGGACAGATGTTTATATTATGTTGGGCAATGGATATGTCGTTCCCTGCTGCCTCCATTATCTTATCTGATTATTTACCCAGCCATCATCAAGGTATGGCTGGTTCATTGGTGTCAACAGTGATAAATTATTCAGTCAGTTTGTTTTTGGGTATGTCAAGTTGTGTTGAGACCGAAATTAAACTCAGGACACATAATGTTTTGCTCAGTTATAGAAGTGGATTATATTTTGGAATTGGTGTTGCTAGTTTGGGTATCTTCTGTTctttaatatttatatttatacaaAGAAATGACGGTAAAGGTACTAATGCTTTATTAGTAGATCTGGAAGAAGAGATTATTAGGGACTCAACTGAAGATATTATAGAGAAAAAGTAAAAGAGTGTGTTTACTAGATTAGGAAATAAAGGCCTGGGCAATATTgtatttttcttgttccTTCGTTCGTCGAcattgttgtagttgttgcAGTTGTTCCTCTTCTCCACACATATATAAGAATTGGTGGacagtgaaaaaaaaaaaaatgcagTTGGTTATTTCACTTTAATTTCTGGTCCCACACTGTACAGCAGCATTGTTCCCTTTCAATGAAGTCACTTACACTTTTAGGATTGCTTCCATTAACGTTGGCAAGAACTTTTCATATAGCCACTAATCAGAATGTCGCATGTTTAGAAATCAAAGCACCCacaaatatttcattaaCCAAGACAATTGGTACAGCAAGCGGAGAAAATCCGCCAGTGTTGATATTCAACTATGATGAGAAACTTCTTTTGCCAATACctaattttgattatttggtGACTGATGGTAAAATCGACGATTATTTCACTGAGCAAGGATTTACATTTGCCAAAGGATTCATTGGATCTTCCTACAATGACATTTTGATTGACAAATTATCATACGATGTTACAAGTCCAGGAACTTATTGTATATACTCTCCTTTAATTGATGGCTACGAATATCGTGTTGATGTTGACGAATCAAGAATCCAATTTGATAACGTTGTTTTCTGTGTTGTTAATATAATTGTCAATTTATtctataatcaatttttcagtCGTCAAAACAAAGTGCTATTCAAGCTAATTggtaaatttgaattaataaaagCTGGTATATTTGCTGTTTCTTTATTACTTTCGTTGAGATTTAACATTATAAACTATACAGAGGATATTGTGTCTGCAGTTGATGATGTATTTACTATGGTATTTTTGATGGGATATGGGACACTTTATTCAAGTTACAAAGACCAGGAtcttaaaaaaattgctaTTGTTACTGCATTTACCGTTACCCCAGCCATTACCTCTCgtttttttgatttaaaactGGATGTTACAAATTTGGTTATCAATAACGAATACtataatgttgttgatggtgTCTTAGGGTCAGGGAAATTTGATGGGTTGAGTGTAGTACAAAGAATAATAAGAGACGTCAAGATTCACAGATTCAGTGCTGCAGTGGCCACATTATTCGGGGTTagcaaaattattaaatttgcCATGTACATATCTACAATCAGGCAAACGTTGAGCAAATTGACCCCTGGTGGAACTAAATCTGGATACCTTTATTCAGTTATATTGTGGTTATTTGTTTATCCATTTGCCAGCTTTGCCTTTTATCCTGATTTGGTATACAATTACTACTTGGTTACCGACTATGCTCTGGTactaaaacaatttttgctTGAGAGTGTCAGAGACAAATATATTGTGTTAATGGCAGATGAATGCCATTGggttcttttctttttgatttggtttattggtaataaagGTTTGACAATAGAGACCATTAGCCTGAAGAAAGATGAATAAATTCAGTAATAGCAAAATGGTTGTATTATGTTATACATAGCGTGTCA includes:
- a CDS encoding drug resistance protein, putative; this translates as MVISLDPRPKIFTSRYHEIIVVTLICLAQFFTQAGITLSLSTMNIILNSFNTIDSAKQVWFMGSYALTVGTFILISGKLGDLLGLKLIFVIGWIWTTVFSTITGLSNYVSVEFFIICRALQGIGFALLLPCGMGILGNIYPNGERKNLVFGCVGANGPSGAFFGAFIAALIAQLWWWPWIFWLLSIGGAMLTIISIIYIPPIPHHKFESYSEFFKRIDPLGTSTGIVGLILFNFVWTQGPVVGWNTAYIIVLLIIAVLSIVAFFIVELFIAEYPLVPKSVFNLKIGMVLACISCGWGSFGIWQYYYWNIILNLRKYTAIAGSLTYVPFLVMGIIAAIASSIIISHTKPSYIISFATICFMVGCLMLSVTPIQQSYFRLTMGQMFILCWAMDMSFPAASIILSDYLPSHHQGMAGSLVSTVINYSVSLFLGMSSCVETEIKLRTHNVLLSYRSGLYFGIGVASLGIFCSLIFIFIQRNDGKGTNALLVDSEEEIIRDSTEDIIEKK